The Camelina sativa cultivar DH55 chromosome 16, Cs, whole genome shotgun sequence sequence ACGTTGAAAAAAATACTTGTAATCCATCAACAttgaaattatgttttaaacaaaagttttttttatagaattcaGATGcataacaattatttaaatatccgAATATGCTTAAACTATGCAAAGTTtcagtaaaaaaataaagaatagtCTCTATGGATAAGGGCAATTGTATAAAATGGGTTTAGAAAGCAAAATCCTCCTATATACTCATAGCGCCAGAGACATTAATCCACTCAAGCTGCAACTGGACCTCCCCTCGCTCAACGTTCTGTAGCCTAAGAAACATATTTTGGACAATCTTTCCTTTGTGCCACACAATCTTGCTCTCTTCTGACAAGCAGTTTTGTCTGCTTGCCTGAATCTTCATTATTACAGTCCCCTCCGGTAGTCCTCCCAGCTCGTTTTGGATTCTGATGGCTTCAAGAAACGGATCAATGTGGAAAACCGCATCTCCCATCGTATCATCCCTTGAGAACCAGTCCCTATCGTACACCATCTATACtatcacaacaaaaacacatacaCGCACTTGATATCAAGCATTCAActgagaaaaaagagagttgtTGTCATATAGGAATCACTTACGATATTGATAGGAAGAGTTGGATCAGTAATAGAAAGTGTTAAGCCTTCATTCCATTCtggatttaaattctttttcatcACACGTGTTCGTAGCTTCTGCGTCGACAAAGAAGAGGAGACAAAACATAATCCCAaataaggttatatatatagatacgatatacacataaacaaatcaaaaacttgTATACCATAACtactattttaatttgatatgtcAAATCCTTGGAAATTCTCATTAGCCTTCTTAAACTACATTTGACATGTAAATGATCTCGAAACcgtgttttaaaatttgacaaaCCGAATTAGAATACATACGCATCACACCAATACTTAAAATTTCaaagtatgtttttgtttcataattttaacatataaaataagTGAGGCTGTGGTGAtaacaa is a genomic window containing:
- the LOC104750418 gene encoding protein C2-DOMAIN ABA-RELATED 2-like; its protein translation is MENLLGLLRLHVIRGVNLAIRDSHSSDPYVIVRMGKQKLRTRVMKKNLNPEWNEGLTLSITDPTLPINIMVYDRDWFSRDDTMGDAVFHIDPFLEAIRIQNELGGLPEGTVIMKIQASRQNCLSEESKIVWHKGKIVQNMFLRLQNVERGEVQLQLEWINVSGAMSI